The Lolium perenne isolate Kyuss_39 chromosome 6, Kyuss_2.0, whole genome shotgun sequence genome segment AAGGCGTCCAAGATAATCTGCTTCCTGCCGCACTCAGCAAGTATGCAAGCCTCGTCAGAGTCCAACATCACGACAGGGTCAGAACCAGGTGCTTGCGGCTGCGGGTTAGTGTTTGGTGACTGAGCCTCTGCTATTGCGCATCTTGCGAGGAAAGAAGCGAGCTCGTCAATGTTGGGACTGGGTTGAGACCTTTGCCTGTAGAGTTCACGTGCACGGTTCAGGGTTTGCATAAGAGCCTGATCACCACCTTTAGATCTTATGGCCATGAGTATCTGCATAACATTTTGCATCAATAATGCATGAGTTTAGTTCCTTAGAAGAACTAGGAAAAGTGAAACTTTCTGTGCCGTAATCAGCAAAAGACACATCTGAATAATCCCAACTAAGCAACAGTACCAACTCGGATTTTTTTCTCTATTATTTATCTCACTCAGAACCTTATTTTCATCAAAGTATAGAAGGTAAAAGACTCAATCGCAAGCCTCATCAATATTCACATACTGGTGCTGCACCTTAGTTTAAGGGAAAATTGATGACATACCACTAAGTGAATCGCCCTTTCCCCAAATAACACTCACTTGTTTGCCCTTGCCAAAATAACAGTCAGTTCATCCCTCATTAGCACTTATGCAACTATACTCAATGGCAGCTGATTTTGGCCACCTGCCCCTGCCAAAGCCTTCTTCCGCATCTGCGTATTGCTCAGTtcttaacccccccccccccccccccgtgctcGCTCATCCCTATTTTTTATCCCTTCCAATGTTTGCTACTCTTACCTTGCTTCATGGTTAGTCCAGGCAGAAGAATGCAacaaatactccctccggttcaaaataattctccgaaaatggatgtatctagacatgttttagtgtgtagatacatccattttttgGGCAGTTattttgaaccggagggagtaacaCAAAAGGAAAGCAACCACTAGCACAATTCATGTTGGGTTCTGCCCTCAGGATTGATCATATATAAAGATCACGAACACACGCACATGAAACACTGTAGGCTTGTAGACAAGGGCATGTGTCGCACACCtcttttttctttatttgttCCAAGTCTCACAGTTATGAATGTGCATTCATGTGTGTGTTTATAGACACATCAAGGCCTACTGGTACTAAATAGACCGATTAAAACTATAACTCAACTAAACATATCAAATAACTAGGTAGATAGTACTCCTCTACACTGACATGGAATAACATGAAGTCCAGACCGTACATGGCAACTAAACATAACTAGGTATAGAGTTCCAATAGACGCTAAAACGAAACTGACTCAAACTAACACATTCAAGATTATTCCAACAATTTGCACACATTGATTGGTGAGTATCAATAGGCAATTCCACCCATGTACAAGGAAATGCTAATGATGTTTGAATTCTGTTGTCCACAAACAAATAAAGAGTCCGAATATACATATGCGAAGGTCTTTGTGTAGAATTCCTGGTACTATAGTCCTGATGAAGACTACACATTGCTCATTCTATTCATCTTATAAAAATCCATCCCACGCATCAGGTGGGTAATCATATATGTATGGGCCAAAGCATGCCATAAATATCCATATTCTATGCTGCATATTAATCCATATATTTAGTAAGGTTTGGTTAGTACTATCCTGTCCTATATTAGCACCACTGAATCAACACTCGGGTGGTTTTAATCACCAATGTATTTTTTTCTCATGTGTGTCTCTTGTACCCGTATCTTTTAGCTTCACTGCAAATGGTTTAAATGGTATTTCATGTCACCAGATGCAAAATGCATATATACGCCATGACAACCCAAAGACATACTGCGTATGGCTAAGATGAAGCTATTACATGTTAAGGCATTTCATTCTACCTTATCCAGTGTGGCCTCAAGAAAACACAATAGTTTGAACACCGCAGATACACAATTCACAAACTAACAAAACCATGTCATGGGAGAAATAACTCCTGTTACGGCCCGCTTTGGTTGGCATGTTGGTGTTCATTCTAAGAAAATATGAATTTCTAGAGGCCTCCTTAAGAATTAATTGATTTATAATACGAATCCCTCCATTCCATAATATAATATTACAACAAATACATGAGTTAGCAggttgtaataacatcttatattatgggACGGAGAGAGTTCCACATTACCCAACTCAACTGAAGATGAAAAATCTTTGAAGTTCCACATTAATACAAAAAGAAATGAACGAAAAAGGTAAGGAACTCCCAAACTGATTAAGGAGGACAAGGATAGCGGTCTGCGCAGGCACAAAATGTAAAAATTGGGAAGAAATCATCAGAAGATACACTGCGTGAAAATGAAACTAACTCCAGCTATTACTTACTAAGAAATGTTTGTAATCTAGCTGCACAGTTATACGGGAAACTCAAACCCTTGCCATTTATAAAAAAGAAATAGTGTAACTACATGGGTAACTCAAACAATTTATCAAAAACTAGTGTTACAGCACGGACAAGCTCACGAAGACTGATAACATGCAAATCTACATTACAGCATGACAATTACAACCGGATATGTGATCTTGACAAGGATTAACAAAACACAGTCCTCATGAGTTTGTCCATATCATTAATACAAAATGAAATGAACCAAAAAGGTAAGAAACTCCCACATTGATTAAGGAGGACAAGGATAGCAAACTGTGCAAGCACAAAATGTAATAATTGGAAAGAAATCATCAGAAAATAGACTGCGTAAAAATGAAACTAACTCCAGCAATTACTTACTAAGAAAACTTCGTAATCTAGGTGCACAGTTACACGGGAAACTCAAACTCTTACCATTTATCAAAAAAAACTAGTGTAACTACATGGGTAAATCAAACAATTTATCAAAAACTAGTGTAACTGCAGGGGCAAAAATCATGAGGACAGATAACATGCAAATCTACATTACAGCATGGCAATTACAACCGGATATGTGATCTTGACAACGATTAACAAAACAGATTTGTAAGGCTACAAAACAGAATCGCTCTACTTTCACACTTCGTGTGGTCAGTCCTCATGAGTTCGTCCACATCATCCGTAAAGCTTACTCAGTGCGCTAACAAAAAAGCGTGAGTGAATAGCAAGTTGAaatactaataggtgcaaggtaagtACAAGCCTGCAAGCACTGGACATAGTTGAAGCATTTCCCAGTGTGTGCATCACTTCATAATCTTCATCCCTTTAACTAAAGGAGGGGAAACATGAGAACAATCAATCCTAGCCTAAGAAGAGGGGAATATAGCCGAAAAGGACAATTGCAAAGGTTGGGAGGCACCGCCCAAGCGCTTAACATCCTTCTAGAACGAATCAAGCCTGACAAATCCTAAGCCTCAACGCCTAGTACCATAAGCCCTAGATCGAATCGCCCCATCTGAACCCGATTTCCTCTGCGAGCGAAATCCCGAGGTGGATTACGCCACGGTGAGGGCCGAGACGCGACGAAGCGCACGGAACGGAGGCGGAGCGCGAGAGGGGATGTGAGGGTAGGGAGAGTGGGGGTAAGGGTTCTCACCGCCTGCAGCGCCTGGGATGGCTGGCCCTCCTCCAGCAGCCCGCGGGCGCGTGACAGCATGCTCCACCCGTCCCCGGCCGCCGCCGGCTGCTGCTGCGGCGGCGGAGGCTCCTGGGGCGGGTGCTCCGCGGGCGCCATCTCGACGTCGGACGGGTCCATCGGCGGCGCCTCCTCGATCTCGCCCGCCCGCCCTCCCGATCGACTGCCCCCCTCTCTCTCGCCTGTGGTCCGCCGCCGCGAGGTGCACGGCGGCGCGGGGTGGTGGCTGGAAACTGCGGGCGACGGCTGCGGTGCCACGCCTCCAGAATCTAGATGCTTCCAGGTGTGTGTGCGTGACTCCTCGGGCAGTCGGGGGCTTGCTCCGTACAAAAAAAGGCGCACGCGATGGAAAACCTTTGAAAATTTACGAGTTCGTCCACATTTCGCCTTCTATTTTTTGCGGAACAAACtttgtttctctttttcttcggGAGGGACGTTGTGTTTTTTCTTACTTATGCAGATAAATAAATTTTAATACTCCGTACTTTTCTTACTTATATAGTAAGTCTTATTATTGGATTCTTTTTGACATGTTAGTTTATGTCTATTCTCTTTTAGGTCTTCCACAGCCTTGCAATTTATCTGTTCCCAACACTACAAGGAaaagccttattgccggcgcaccaaaaacggctattgccggcgcaccagaacCCGCCGGTGGGAACAGGCCGGTGGTAATGAGTTACCGCCGGCGTGCGCCAGCAGTAACATGAATTatccccggcgaaccaggcctggtgcgccggcggtatgttctttcgaaattcaaaaaaaagcccgatccagatctagatctagatctagctcggGTTCATCTAGCTCGGGTTCATCTAGCTCGGGTCCTCGAAAACAGTGGCCGTGCGTTGCCTTGTCGTCGTTGCCGCACCGGTGTAGGAGGAGGAGAatgaggccggaggtggtggtttaggaggaggaggataaggccggaggtggtggtggtttaggaagaggaggaggagaagatggcCGGAGGTGAAGGTGGTGGAAGAGGAGAAGGTGAAGGCGGAGATGGAGGTAgagtcccgaggaggaggaggttaccggaggaggaggaggtcaccggagtaggaggaggtcaccggagtagtAGTCGTCTTCGAAGGCCGTCGGTGAGTATTGCAAGGAGAAGAGTAGGAGGTAAAGAGAAGAAGGGGGAGaagtgaggaaggagaagagggatGAGGGCCGGCTTGGCTATATAGTGtgggttaccgccggcgcaccaagtagggtggtgcgtcgggggtaatttttttatttttttcacccaaatcttaaatctcaaaaaagtcctgtttctgttttccaaatgacgaatccattttttctccaaacggccataggccgttgaattcgaataggaaatttcgagtagatcgattttgatataaaaaagtttttcatcggaggtcgtatgcaaccagaaatcccgttttaccgaaagatgacgccatttggcataatacatcgaaattcaaattttcaaattttcactaaaactagatcacatattacatgggcatttcaaaggattttattttttgaattttctatcattttctataATTTTTTCGAAAATTGAAAAGGCgattccggggggggggggggggggggggttggagAGAAAAATCTAGGCAACTTACCCATATTTTCTGTTTCCGGCCAGAACTCTTCGAATTTTATTCCCGGCGCACTAAATTTtcttgtgcgccggcagtataggtTCTTCGCCGACGCGGCCTAACATGGCTTGCCGGCGGTATTTTGCCACCGGCGCGCGTCAATGATGGTGCGCCGGCACCCTTCCGTTCAGCtatagcccttttcctagtagtgcaaaCCAGTTTTGGGGCATCGAGAGCCTGCTTAGGCGGTGCCTTAAATTGTTCTCCTTGATATCCATGTACGGTCCTAAGTACGGTTAGCCAGTGCATTACGCTGGTGTGGCAACGAGACGGGCTTAGGATGGCATGGCGGGTGCCCCACCACTACACCTCGTCGGTGATTGCAGTCCTCGAAGTTGTCCCAGATGTTTACCCATGATCCTGAGTACAGTTAGCCGCTATATTGCGCTGATAGGGCGACGATACGGGTCAGGATAATAAATTAATGGTGCGTAATTAGTGAAAATAATATGCATATAAATATGTACATATCTGGTTAAAAAAATAACAGTGTAAACCTAAAGTTTTATCCAGAGAATCTTGGTAACACTAAGATTCAACAACATGAGATTACTTTATAATCTTGTTTACTAAGCTTGCTTCACGTTGGCATTTGACATGAGGTCTTTCTTCCTTTCTCTATCTTTAACTTTAATTGTACTGTGATACTCGCTCACCTACGTCGTGTTTAGTAGGCCGGGTTTTAAAGGTCTTGAAGTATAATTTTCCAGCCCAGCACTATGTAACACGTTGAAACACTCCAGATCTTGTTCGCTAGACTGGTTTTGAACAATCGACCCGTCAATCTCTGGTCTGTTACGCTGAAATAATTCTCGGTTCCACGGGGATCACAAACACGCCACTTACCATATTAGTATATGCCAGTACTAGCCCAAAGTTGcctagtttcaaaaaaaaaaagtactaGCCCAAAGTTAAAGGACGAATCACATGATACAAACAGAACGACGACGATGTGGAGAGGCAGAGAGAGATTACCGGAGAGAATGTCACTATGTCGTGAGACTTTTTCTTATCACAATGTCAAGAATATCACTCCTCCCACCCCTTCTCAATAATCACCTACATTAAATAGATTGTTTGaagactggatgtccaaacaagTTACAATAAAATATGAATTATCATTCTATTATAAAAGTGCTAGTGACTTGCAATCAGTGGTCTCACACGGTAGCAAGTTAGCTAGCAAACATTTCAATTGAGCTTGTTAAATTGGGATTGAGCTTCGGTGACTTTGCCAGGCTAACTTTACCGTGACTTTAGGTGACTAACATGTGGACCCTTTATTATATGGGCCCCACTTGACCCCacttgtaagtgactcaaagtcactaaCTTTGAGGGCTGGCAAGTCACCGAAGCACTGTCCGTTAAATTGAGCTCTAAGATCTTTAAAATAGTTAATTCAGTGTTGTAAGTACCTCAACTACTAATAAATTGTAGCACCTGTATTGTTTTACATGGAAATACTGGGCAGTAGCCGTTTACACTTTTACGCATACCAACTTACAGGCTACCAATGCATACTCCAATGTACTACTCTTGAAATTATTCAAGCAGGTGAAGATAATGCTCAAAGAACCACACATCTTCCATGAACATATATCCTTAGTTTACAGTGTCTTTCACTAGTTGAGCATGGCAAGAAATAGAAGCAAGTATAGAATAGATAACATAAATTCAGGTATCGAAGTTCAGTTCTTAgaacatctctagcagagcccgtataTCGCGGAACCGAAAACGTCAAGTTCGGTCTCCCGAACTGTTGGAAATAGTTGGATTTTGTCACGGCGCAGAACAAAAACCGAACTCGTGAACCAAAAAAGCGGAAATCAAACATCGCGAGAAAATGTAACTCGCGATTGAACTCGATTTTCTCCGATCAAGCCGAATTCATCGATAATTTACAATAATATAGGCAAAATACATGCTTGTTCGACCTACATTCGGTAATAAGGGGTCTAATTAGACAAGATTATTCCCCGGATGGACTATACTGTCACCGGGGCGCTTCCCGTCGGCGGCGGAGGGTTTTTGGTCTCCGGCTATTCCTAGGCGACGATGAGCGCCGCCACCTCGAAGGCCGCCGCCTCGGAGGTGCTCCCGCAGGCTAGAGGCGGCCCATCAACGTCGGCGTCGGCGTCGTCGTTGCCATGCGGGGGCAGCGCCGGCAGCGGCGGGCTACACGAGCCgtcagcgggggggggggggggggctcggCTTCTCCTTCCTCAGCCGCCTCCTCGCGCGCTTCACGGCACGCCATAAGTTCCGGCCACTTTCGTCCAGCCCGCTTCCATGCACCGTCGGAGCGCGACTGCCTCGCGCGGTCCGCCTCCACCCGTACACCCGGCAGACGCCAAGGTAATTTTCCGCTGCCGATTCGGCCACCTCCCCTACCTACGCGTCTTACCCATTGCGGAAGGAGGGGTGGTGGACGAAACGGCGCAGCGGCGTCAGAGGAGGCGGAATCGCTCGCTGGAGAGAAGGCGGGCGGCAGCGACAGGAGTGaaagcggcggaggggagtagggtttagaAACCGAACTATAGCGAGCAAAATTACTAAAATTAAGTGTGGAATATCAAAATATACTATAGCGCACTATTGACGAAAAAATATcgtgctattttaaaccttgctCATATTTCAGATATCAAGAAAACACAGCTAAGTAGTACTCTCATAGTTTGAgctaatctatatctatatctatatctatatctatacctaataataatataatctttacctactaataaaggaagtaaggtttctccctAAATTTTTCGTCCGTTTTCTTAGTACCCTTATTAGTCAGTCAAAATTACTTATACTGCCACCGCTTATACGAACGTGAAACGTTTTCCCGTAGCGATTGgatttttcgggacgaaggcgaaaTCGTTTAGCTACCTCAGCGGCTCAGCGAGTTTGGCTGGTCCAGGCTAGCACCGTACTGGGCCATGTAGAGCGTAGCTGGGCTGCTGGGCCACAAGAGTCACTTGCGTTTCAGAAATTATCTAATGGTCATCAAGGCACGCAAGTGCCGTTCAATAATCCCACCTCGTTTCCACAGGCTGAGTCATGCCAATTTATATACCTTACTTTCCTACAATCAACGAGCCATCCCAAGTTCAAAACAGCAGCCGCATTGGTTGGTAAACGATAAAGGAAGCAATAATGCACCAACGGGGGAAGAAAGCACCACCACGTTGCATGGTGTGTGAGCAAAATGGAAGAGGATTTTACATATGCTGCATGACGTTGGAACCACGCTGGGTGTTGTCGCCGGTAAAACCACTTGTGGCAGGAGGAAGGAAAATACATGTCGCGGAACCACGCTGGCTGGGTCGCCGGTAAAACCACTTGTGGCAGGAGGAAGTAAAATACATGTCGCATCCTTGTCGAATATAAAAAGTACGGTCGGACGGCTTGAGGGATGAGGAAGTAAAATACATGTCGAGACGATAGAGCCTTGGATTGCTCAATGCGGCCGCGAGTGGACCAGCCAAGGAAACGTAGCAATGTCACTCAACTAAGTTTATATTTTCGTACAAATATGTTTTTTGTTCAACATTGTTTCTTACTTTTTTATACACTTCTGATTTCATTATACTGGAGAAAATGATTAAAAAAACAACAACCACATTTTAGGCAGTTATGTCATATGTCAGTAAGCTAGCACTTATATATTTTTAAAACATAAAATTTGGTTTTAAAATAATCTTCTGACTGTCGATGTGGCAAATATAAACAAAGAGAGGCTAAACAGGAAAATTTAGGGACTTATGTTGAATTCATATACATCGGCAAACGATTTTGCAGAAACATCCCGTGCTGCCAATCAGGCTTCGCTGGAGCCACCGCTGCTCCGAGGGGCGAATAGTGTCGTGTAGGCTCTTGGCTACCGCCTCGGGCCGGGATCGCGTGCTCTTGCTGGCTGCCGCATCCAGACAAGCTAAGTGAGCAAGAGGAGAGGCGGGCGAGCTGTGCGGCTGCCAATGCATGGCCCAGAAGGTGTCCGAGGCTCACCGTCTGCGACGTACGGCGGCTCAAGTGATGAGGTTTGATTTGCGGCGGCAGTTTAACGTAAAGCTCCAAGCAAGGGAGACCTCCGCCGATTTAATCACCCGCCACATGCCCCCACCTAATTGCTCGTTGTGCCACCAAAAGGAGTCTGGCCTGGGTCATTGCCGCATGTGCATCCCACGTTTGCAGGGGTGTAGGCAGAAGGTGTTCTAGCACTGGTGGCCGTGCTCGTCGTGCTCACACTAGGGGCGCAGCCATGGGCTGGTGGGTGGGGAACAGCCCTAATACTCATGCCTCTGTGAACAACAAAAACTTACATTGTATGCCTATGTGAATAAATATTTTctatcccggtgcaacgcacgggtattgtactagtaataataataaagggagaagtgtttccgtggtttggtccgctCGGTACGTCAAAAAATTCATCGTCCGTCGTCCGTTGTTTGTCTGGTTGAGTTTCCTTTCATACGTCTGCAGCGCAGCACAAACGTACCAGGTCCGGTCTCTAGGCCTTCGCTAAAAAAGAGTTCACGTCGTAGCGCTTGCGATGTGAACGCTAATATATACTACCCCTCGATCGACATACGACCACAATCTTTTCTTTGCCCTTCCGCCCCCGCTCAAGACTCCCACCTATCCGCCACGGCGCCACGACCAGCCAGTGTTCTTCATGGGAGCCGGCCTGTACGCCGCTTTCGCGCAGGATGGGATCGGACGCAACATTGGGTTTGCCCTTGCGTTCTCGATCAAGTGCAGCTCAATGATGGTCCAATATCAGCTCCTGTGGAGAGATGGACGGGATCGGCCAGAACCTTGAGTTTCAAACTTTCAATGATGATCGACATCAGCTTATCTGGACGCTGGCCTGGGCTCTGCCGATGGACACGATGGGAGAGTACTGCCGATGGACGGGTCGACCAATACTCAAATCTGATTCTATAAATATGAATATGGGAGCGATCGATTCTGGTGCATCAATCAATCAAATCGATTCAAAGGTTACGATCTAAATCGTGAGCTGGCGATTCCGTGAAATACATCAAGCGACGAGATGATGTAGTGGGCAAGGAATCAGCAAGTCCGATGGCGTGCGTTTTAAGATTACTACTAGGAGGTGGTGCTCCGCCACTCCTGCCGGCGGAAATCAGCAAGTTCGACGCAGCTAGGATGACCGTATGTGATCACCATGTTGCCGTGTAATTAATTGGAGGAGGCGGTCGAGCAGCTCGG includes the following:
- the LOC127308257 gene encoding uncharacterized protein — translated: MDPSDVEMAPAEHPPQEPPPPQQQPAAAGDGWSMLSRARGLLEEGQPSQALQAILMAIRSKGGDQALMQTLNRARELYRQRSQPSPNIDELASFLARCAIAEAQSPNTNPQPQAPGSDPVVMLDSDEACILAECGRKQIILDAFSDGSSFICLKCGGLFSTSRKDEHLAYWCGAA